One window of the Candidatus Eremiobacteraceae bacterium genome contains the following:
- a CDS encoding alkaline phosphatase family protein: MNARLAAIAAALALTGGAASYARGGDSVLPNGWIVRPPNGLSRETETMPQGAAASPDGTSLAVVTSGVNPAALLVYDVATLAQKAEIPLAGAFGRPLWLDADHVLVAGDNADALFNIDLASKSIRTIPMAHGSHPIAIAKSGGIYAVAGDGDGSVRIGALDELARARPTKIGLHPGPLVFSQDGRTVFATDRSGSRVVAIDRTSLLTTRISTGLHPSDLLIEGSDLYVAASDADAVDVIDTTTHRRSATIFVGDQNGGDRLSGSSPNALAAHDALVFVTLGAANSVAVLRDHRFVTRIAAGWYPTDVVPIGRQLYIIDGKGERTHANPRFNPRSTSNVDYIGAIQYGSIRTFDLDRLGASEGNPQGAVGWQDAGQDAVVRPHGPIKHVFFILKENRSYDQVLGDMSSGNGDPKLVWFGAKVTPNQHSLAKQFGLFDDTYTSGEVSDPGHNWSDAAFANDFVERFWPPTYGGRRDDDETFTGWGASTARNGYMWDAAAAAHVSFRDYGELATVKRLVATEPIAPTLHGRYDPNYVGWDLDYSDVDRVKEWSREFDAFEKSGTLPQLEYIWLPNDHTYGSRPGKLTPVALVAQNDYALGLIVQKISHSPAWSSSAVFIIEDDSQDGADHVSDQRTTFYLASPFARGGVIHDHYATVSVLRTIEIILGMRPLSTYDAMAVPLYHAFSATANAPPFRALRPMVDITAKNSVTAFGARVSETLDFSRPDATPPGILFNILAHNRSTSHR; the protein is encoded by the coding sequence ATGAACGCACGTTTGGCGGCGATCGCGGCCGCGCTGGCGCTGACGGGCGGGGCGGCGTCGTACGCGCGCGGCGGCGACTCGGTGTTGCCGAACGGCTGGATAGTCCGGCCGCCGAACGGACTTTCGCGAGAGACGGAGACCATGCCTCAAGGTGCGGCAGCGTCGCCGGACGGGACTTCCCTCGCAGTGGTCACATCCGGCGTCAACCCCGCGGCACTGCTCGTGTACGATGTCGCGACGCTCGCTCAAAAGGCAGAAATACCTCTTGCGGGAGCGTTTGGCCGCCCACTCTGGCTGGACGCAGATCATGTCCTTGTCGCCGGAGATAACGCGGATGCCCTCTTCAACATAGATCTCGCCTCGAAGTCGATTCGCACGATACCGATGGCGCACGGATCACATCCGATCGCGATCGCTAAGAGCGGCGGCATCTACGCTGTGGCGGGCGACGGCGACGGCTCGGTGCGGATCGGCGCGCTTGATGAACTCGCCCGCGCACGGCCGACCAAAATCGGACTGCATCCCGGACCGCTTGTTTTCTCTCAGGATGGCCGGACCGTTTTCGCCACGGACCGATCGGGCAGCCGCGTGGTCGCTATCGATCGAACTTCTCTCCTCACAACAAGAATTTCCACCGGGCTGCATCCATCTGATCTCCTGATCGAAGGTTCGGATCTGTATGTCGCGGCCAGCGACGCGGATGCCGTGGATGTCATCGACACCACCACCCACCGAAGGTCGGCCACTATTTTCGTGGGCGATCAGAATGGCGGCGACCGCCTTTCCGGATCGTCGCCCAATGCGCTCGCCGCGCATGACGCTCTTGTGTTTGTGACCTTGGGTGCCGCGAATTCAGTGGCGGTTTTGCGCGATCATCGTTTCGTCACGCGCATCGCCGCCGGATGGTATCCGACCGACGTGGTGCCGATCGGAAGACAGCTGTACATCATCGATGGCAAAGGCGAGCGGACGCACGCTAACCCGCGCTTCAATCCGAGGAGCACGAGCAACGTCGACTATATCGGCGCGATCCAATACGGCTCGATCAGGACGTTCGATCTCGATCGCCTTGGAGCGAGCGAAGGCAATCCGCAAGGCGCAGTTGGATGGCAAGATGCAGGTCAGGATGCCGTCGTCCGGCCCCATGGCCCGATCAAGCACGTCTTCTTCATACTGAAGGAAAACCGGTCGTACGATCAAGTGCTCGGCGACATGAGCTCCGGAAACGGCGATCCGAAACTCGTCTGGTTCGGCGCCAAGGTCACGCCGAACCAACACTCGCTCGCGAAGCAGTTCGGGCTGTTCGACGACACATACACAAGCGGGGAGGTCAGCGACCCCGGGCACAACTGGTCGGATGCGGCGTTCGCGAACGACTTCGTGGAACGGTTCTGGCCGCCGACATACGGCGGCAGACGCGACGACGACGAGACGTTCACCGGATGGGGCGCCAGCACGGCGCGCAATGGCTACATGTGGGATGCAGCCGCCGCCGCCCACGTGTCATTTCGCGATTATGGCGAATTGGCGACCGTCAAGCGGCTCGTCGCTACCGAACCGATCGCTCCGACGCTGCACGGACGCTACGATCCGAACTATGTAGGCTGGGATCTCGATTACAGCGATGTGGACCGCGTCAAGGAGTGGAGCCGCGAATTCGACGCGTTCGAAAAGAGCGGCACTCTGCCGCAGCTCGAGTACATCTGGTTGCCCAACGATCACACATACGGCAGCCGGCCGGGCAAGCTGACTCCGGTCGCTCTCGTGGCGCAAAATGATTACGCGCTCGGCTTGATCGTGCAGAAGATCTCGCACTCGCCCGCGTGGAGCTCGTCGGCCGTTTTTATCATCGAGGATGACTCGCAGGACGGAGCCGATCACGTGAGCGATCAACGCACCACGTTCTACCTCGCATCGCCCTTCGCTCGCGGCGGCGTGATTCACGATCACTATGCCACGGTGAGCGTGCTTCGAACCATCGAGATCATCCTCGGCATGCGGCCGCTCTCCACATACGACGCGATGGCCGTACCCTTGTATCACGCCTTTTCCGCGACCGCAAACGCCCCGCCATTTCGAGCGCTTCGACCGATGGTCGATATCACTGCAAAAAACTCGGTGACAGCCTTCGGCGCGCGCGTCAGTGAAACGCTCGACTTCTCGCGGCCCGACGCCACGCCGCCTGGAATACTCTTCAATATCCTCGCGCACAATCGATCGACCTCGCATCGATGA
- the chrA gene encoding chromate efflux transporter has translation MNEGAAKTNEGADASRPTLHAPGRTGSPSEAPSVLEIGLYFLRLGAVGFGGPVALANHMRTDLAEKRHWLTPQEYDEGLAIATACPGPLAYQLGIYCGYILRGFSGALTAAIAFAIAPFAIVVTAGYLYVRFATAWEVRALFYGIGPVIVALIVKACWNLAQKTVRDDKIAWLIAAAACAITLMVQKELTAIFLAAGVLGVFIFSASSRTPSHDGNHPQPEDTVTARGVTPFVGMLALWTSPAMTSKLFFFFFRTGLLVFGSGLVIVPFLKTYVVDQYHWLSQQQFLDSVAIGMMTPGPVVITATFVGYLLSGFGGAIAATIGIFLPSFLFTVVGTPLLRRYRTNARLQGFVRGVTVAVVGVLVGTSYLVGKSVLADALTITVGLTALAATVYFKRVPDPLLVAAGAVVGLVAYPLIHPQPL, from the coding sequence ATGAATGAAGGGGCCGCCAAGACTAATGAAGGGGCCGACGCCAGTCGGCCCACTTTGCATGCGCCTGGGCGCACGGGGAGTCCGAGTGAGGCTCCGAGCGTCCTGGAGATCGGCCTATATTTTCTTCGACTTGGCGCTGTGGGCTTTGGGGGACCGGTCGCGCTGGCGAATCATATGCGCACAGATCTTGCCGAGAAGCGGCATTGGCTGACGCCCCAGGAGTACGATGAAGGCCTTGCGATAGCCACAGCGTGCCCCGGCCCCCTCGCGTACCAACTCGGCATATATTGCGGATACATACTGCGCGGGTTTAGCGGGGCTTTGACCGCAGCGATCGCGTTCGCGATCGCGCCATTTGCCATAGTCGTGACCGCCGGATACCTCTACGTTCGCTTCGCAACTGCGTGGGAGGTCCGCGCGCTCTTCTACGGCATCGGTCCGGTCATCGTGGCGCTCATCGTCAAGGCGTGCTGGAACTTAGCACAAAAAACCGTGCGTGACGACAAGATAGCGTGGCTGATCGCTGCGGCGGCGTGCGCCATCACCTTGATGGTGCAGAAAGAACTGACCGCAATTTTTTTGGCCGCCGGCGTCCTCGGTGTCTTCATTTTTTCGGCCTCTTCGCGTACACCAAGTCATGACGGCAACCATCCGCAGCCCGAAGATACCGTGACGGCGCGGGGAGTGACGCCTTTCGTCGGCATGCTTGCCCTTTGGACGTCCCCTGCGATGACGTCGAAATTGTTCTTTTTCTTCTTCAGGACAGGGTTGCTCGTTTTCGGAAGCGGACTCGTGATCGTGCCATTTCTGAAGACCTACGTCGTCGACCAATACCACTGGCTCAGCCAACAACAGTTTCTGGATTCGGTCGCCATCGGCATGATGACGCCCGGCCCTGTCGTGATAACCGCGACCTTTGTGGGCTATCTGCTAAGCGGATTCGGCGGCGCGATCGCGGCAACGATCGGTATTTTCTTGCCGTCGTTCCTTTTCACGGTGGTGGGCACGCCTCTATTGCGACGATACCGGACAAATGCACGTCTTCAGGGATTCGTGCGCGGCGTGACGGTTGCAGTCGTCGGCGTATTGGTCGGCACGTCATATCTCGTCGGGAAATCGGTGTTGGCAGACGCGCTCACCATTACCGTCGGGCTCACCGCGCTCGCTGCTACCGTCTACTTCAAGCGGGTGCCCGATCCGTTGCTCGTCGCTGCCGGCGCGGTAGTCGGACTGGTAGCCTATCCGCTCATCCATCCGCAACCGCTATAG
- a CDS encoding GNAT family N-acetyltransferase, translating to MIGQATILETYAGIAQGSDLYAYVTKSLGAENFRELLASDRACMWVVETAVGSCAVGYALLVGGEGEEPFAATELERLYVFYRFHGLGLGKRLMDEALAFARAKNATSMTLRVNSLNAHAIAFYERYGFKTESEEPFRAGERDYRVLVMRLRLNSPL from the coding sequence TTGATCGGCCAGGCCACGATTTTGGAGACATACGCTGGGATCGCGCAAGGATCGGATCTGTACGCGTATGTGACCAAATCCCTCGGCGCCGAAAACTTTCGAGAATTGCTCGCAAGCGATCGAGCGTGCATGTGGGTTGTCGAGACCGCCGTGGGCAGCTGTGCGGTCGGATACGCGCTCCTTGTGGGTGGCGAAGGCGAAGAGCCATTTGCAGCGACCGAACTCGAGCGCTTGTACGTGTTCTACCGCTTCCATGGGCTTGGCCTCGGCAAGCGGCTAATGGACGAAGCCCTCGCGTTTGCGCGGGCGAAGAACGCAACCTCGATGACCCTGCGAGTCAATTCGTTGAATGCGCACGCGATCGCGTTCTACGAGCGCTATGGATTCAAGACCGAATCCGAAGAGCCGTTTCGCGCGGGCGAGCGCGACTACCGCGTGCTCGTGATGCGGTTACGGCTGAATTCACCGCTATAG
- a CDS encoding NAD(P)/FAD-dependent oxidoreductase — protein MPSFVGNGSDGMTPVESDADAIVIGAGAAGLAAARSLARRSLRVIVLEARDRLGGRVVSHTSQPSGVRAELGAEFIHGPAPETRMLLREAGISSVDTGGESWTRGEDDDLHRDERDFMIAARIFEEARKLREDETVDRFLRRFENDDSMRDAAEMARAFVEGFDAADPAIASVRSIADEIYAGADFASARPVGGYGPMFDRLRDDCIAAGVRISLSTVVRRISWRRGSIQIDAQLDAGEGRSFRARTAIVTLPIGVLRQGGADEAVVFDPDLPAFKHEALRRIEMGHVVKINLWFRTAFWGRLHGGRYRDAGFFRCLDQPFPAYWTQFPRRSSLIVAWAGGPKAIALRGMSPKERIERALDGFGSMFGALDLARREFDAAFMHDWSGDPFARGAYSYVTVGADGPRAALAEPLDDALFFAGEATSNDGQGGTVNGALQTGERAAREAATSLGAVRDR, from the coding sequence TTGCCGAGTTTCGTGGGTAACGGCTCCGACGGCATGACACCGGTGGAATCGGATGCGGACGCGATCGTGATCGGCGCGGGTGCGGCAGGTCTCGCGGCCGCGCGAAGTCTCGCCCGCCGATCGCTGCGCGTGATCGTTCTCGAAGCACGCGACCGGCTTGGCGGCCGCGTGGTCTCGCACACTTCGCAACCGTCCGGCGTGCGCGCTGAACTCGGCGCGGAATTTATCCACGGGCCGGCGCCGGAGACGAGGATGCTGCTGCGCGAGGCCGGCATCTCAAGCGTGGACACCGGCGGCGAGTCGTGGACGCGCGGCGAAGACGACGACTTGCATCGTGACGAGCGCGACTTCATGATCGCCGCGCGCATCTTCGAAGAAGCTCGCAAACTTCGGGAAGACGAAACGGTCGATCGATTTCTTCGCCGCTTCGAAAACGACGATTCGATGCGGGATGCGGCCGAGATGGCGCGAGCCTTCGTCGAAGGCTTTGACGCCGCGGACCCGGCGATCGCAAGCGTGCGCTCCATCGCGGACGAGATATATGCCGGCGCGGACTTTGCAAGCGCGCGGCCAGTCGGCGGCTACGGACCGATGTTCGATCGACTTCGCGACGACTGTATCGCGGCCGGAGTCCGTATCTCTCTTTCGACCGTCGTTCGCAGGATCTCGTGGCGCCGCGGTTCGATACAGATCGATGCGCAACTCGATGCTGGAGAAGGGCGCTCGTTTCGTGCCCGAACGGCAATCGTGACGCTGCCGATCGGCGTATTGCGCCAGGGCGGCGCCGACGAGGCGGTCGTCTTCGACCCAGATCTCCCCGCGTTCAAACACGAGGCGCTTCGACGCATCGAGATGGGCCACGTGGTCAAGATCAATCTCTGGTTCCGGACTGCATTCTGGGGGCGCCTCCACGGCGGGCGCTATCGCGACGCCGGCTTTTTTCGCTGCTTGGATCAGCCGTTTCCGGCGTATTGGACGCAGTTTCCGCGGCGAAGTAGCCTGATCGTGGCATGGGCAGGTGGCCCAAAGGCTATAGCGCTCCGAGGAATGTCCCCGAAGGAACGTATCGAACGCGCGCTCGACGGGTTCGGGTCCATGTTCGGAGCACTCGACCTTGCACGCCGGGAATTCGACGCGGCATTCATGCACGACTGGAGCGGCGATCCATTCGCGCGTGGCGCGTACAGCTACGTCACCGTCGGCGCCGATGGTCCGCGCGCAGCGCTTGCAGAGCCGCTCGATGACGCGTTATTCTTCGCGGGCGAGGCGACGTCGAATGACGGCCAGGGCGGCACGGTGAATGGAGCGCTTCAAACCGGTGAGAGAGCGGCTCGCGAAGCTGCGACGTCGCTTGGCGCTGTGAGAGATAGATGA